The following coding sequences lie in one Cloeon dipterum chromosome 1, ieCloDipt1.1, whole genome shotgun sequence genomic window:
- the LOC135947682 gene encoding larval cuticle protein A2B-like, with protein sequence MAFKFVALAALIAVARAGVLAPVATYAAAPVLAKAAVAVNADYDPHPQYSYAYDVQDALTGDSKSQHETRDGDVVQGSYSLVEPDGTRRTVDYTADPINGFNAVVRKEALNAHVVTKVATPVAHAYAPVAHAYAAPIAHAPLAYAAPLARAAYAAPLAVGHGHYNAPAVAHPY encoded by the exons ATGGCATTCAAA TTCGTCGCCCTCGCCGCCCTGATCGCCGTCGCCCGCGCTGGCGTGCTCGCCCCCGTGGCCACCTATGCCGCCGCCCCCGTGCTCGCCAAGGCCGCCGTTGCCGTCAACGCCGACTACGACCCTCATCCCCAGTACTCTTACGCCTACGACGTTCAGGATGCCCTGACCGGCGACAGCAAGAGCCAGCACGAGACCCGCGACGGAGATGTCGTCCAGGGATCTTACTCCCTTGTTGAGCCCGACGGCACCCGTCGTACCGTCGACTACACCGCCGACCCCATCAACGGATTCAACGCCGTCGTCCGCAAGGAGGCCCTCAACGCTCACGTCGTCACCAAGGTCGCCACCCCCGTCGCTCACGCCTACGCTCCCGTCGCCCACGCCTACGCCGCCCCCATCGCCCACGCTCCCCTGGCCTATGCCGCTCCCCTGGCCCGTGCCGCTTATGCTGCTCCCCTCGCCGTCGGCCACGGACACTACAACGCCCCCGCTGTTGCCCACCCCtactaa